In Streptomyces qaidamensis, one DNA window encodes the following:
- a CDS encoding rod shape-determining protein yields MTGAQEPSGDAARHRPWPLCRRCCGIALDLGSARTRVWLAGEGTVVDAPTVTFPGAGAVHPVQRGTIIDTPGCSRMLQRLLGNRLPRFTRPMVIVTTPVLDGVAHRARARAAVEVLRPRSVLTVPSARSIALAADADMSRPLVVVDIGAHLTEVVLLCDGAVTDAHRTALGTSDLDGATVPEQIVEAVVAMLTAIRRHDRTSLTADALRRGVLVAGGGALRAEITYPLTARLKAPLRIVPAPHTAAVRGAARFLQAAHAHPCASADLPPNARTDEPGAPDAASGRAHRDGRW; encoded by the coding sequence GTGACCGGCGCCCAGGAGCCGTCCGGCGACGCGGCCCGTCACCGGCCGTGGCCCCTGTGCCGGCGCTGCTGCGGCATAGCCCTGGACCTGGGCAGTGCCCGCACCCGGGTATGGCTCGCCGGCGAGGGCACGGTCGTCGACGCGCCCACCGTCACCTTCCCCGGGGCCGGTGCGGTCCACCCCGTCCAGCGCGGCACCATCATCGACACCCCGGGGTGTTCCCGGATGCTCCAGCGCCTGCTCGGCAACCGGCTGCCCCGGTTCACCCGCCCCATGGTCATCGTGACCACTCCCGTCCTGGACGGCGTCGCCCACCGGGCCAGGGCCCGTGCCGCGGTGGAGGTGCTGCGGCCCCGCAGCGTCCTGACCGTTCCCAGCGCCCGGAGCATCGCCCTGGCCGCGGACGCGGACATGTCCCGGCCGCTGGTGGTGGTGGACATCGGCGCCCATCTCACCGAGGTGGTGCTGCTGTGCGACGGCGCCGTCACCGACGCGCACCGCACGGCCCTGGGGACCAGCGACCTCGACGGGGCGACCGTACCCGAGCAGATCGTCGAAGCGGTGGTCGCGATGCTGACCGCGATCCGCCGCCACGACCGCACCTCGCTCACCGCCGACGCCCTGCGGCGCGGCGTCCTCGTGGCGGGCGGGGGAGCCCTGCGCGCCGAGATCACCTACCCCCTCACCGCTCGCCTGAAGGCACCGCTGCGCATCGTCCCGGCCCCGCACACGGCGGCCGTACGCGGCGCCGCACGGTTCCTGCAAGCCGCCCACGCCCACCCCTGCGCCTCCGCGGACCTTCCGCCCAACGCTCGCACCGACGAGCCCGGGGCCCCCGATGCCGCGTCAGGCCGGGCACACCGCGATGGCCGATGGTGA
- a CDS encoding TraR/DksA family transcriptional regulator: MVNHQTVEESTTHLSAEDLAALRENLHEQRLFRQEQLRLLGGPATSRAEDRLRQRAAAQIEVRVKLAASARMVLTDVEAALTRMNEGSYGACRLCRRPIERERLMIVPQARYCARCQQVKEAQP; encoded by the coding sequence GTGGTGAACCACCAGACCGTCGAAGAGAGCACGACGCACCTGTCGGCCGAGGACCTCGCCGCGCTGCGTGAGAACCTCCACGAGCAGCGCCTCTTCCGCCAGGAGCAACTGCGCCTGCTGGGCGGGCCGGCCACCTCCCGGGCCGAGGACCGGCTCCGGCAGCGGGCCGCCGCGCAGATCGAGGTCCGCGTCAAACTCGCCGCCTCCGCCCGCATGGTCCTCACCGACGTCGAAGCGGCCCTCACCCGCATGAACGAAGGCTCGTACGGCGCCTGCCGCCTGTGCCGACGCCCGATCGAACGCGAACGGCTCATGATCGTGCCGCAGGCCCGCTACTGCGCCCGCTGCCAGCAGGTCAAGGAAGCACAGCCGTGA
- a CDS encoding TraR/DksA family transcriptional regulator — MSLDVTRAEPHPHEARRRLEHARASLLAQLRALDGTERGSDDHLLSQKTAMEGVLEEIEEAFTRIDDGTYGICVGCAKPVPEERLDILPYTRHCVACRRRTA; from the coding sequence ATGTCGCTCGACGTCACCCGGGCCGAGCCCCACCCGCACGAGGCCCGCCGGCGCCTGGAACACGCCCGCGCCTCCCTGTTGGCACAGCTGCGTGCCCTCGACGGGACCGAGCGCGGCTCGGACGATCACCTGCTGTCCCAGAAGACCGCGATGGAGGGGGTGCTCGAAGAGATCGAGGAAGCCTTCACCCGCATCGACGACGGCACCTACGGCATCTGCGTGGGCTGCGCGAAGCCCGTCCCCGAGGAACGGCTCGACATCCTGCCCTACACCCGCCACTGCGTCGCCTGCCGGCGCCGCACGGCCTGA
- a CDS encoding HAMP domain-containing sensor histidine kinase: MSLFWRIFALNAVVLGAATALLLWAPVTVSVPVLLTEAVILVGGLAVMLVANAALLRLGLAPLDRLTKLMTTVDLLRPGQRLPASGGGGVAELIRTFNAMLERLEQERAASSARALLAQEAERRRIAQELHDEVGQSMTAILLGLKRSADDVPEPQRRELQELQEITRESLDEVRRLVRRLRPGVLDDLGLVSALTSLSEDFATHTGLLVSRRFDTDLPPLAPETELVLYRVAQESLTNVARHADAGRVTVALRRAADGVVLTVTDDGSGIEALREGAGIRGMRERALLVGGSLDITPAPRAGTRVQLTAPLARKQL; this comes from the coding sequence GTGTCCTTGTTCTGGCGGATCTTCGCGCTCAACGCCGTGGTGCTGGGCGCGGCCACGGCCTTGCTGCTGTGGGCTCCGGTGACCGTCTCGGTGCCGGTGCTGCTGACCGAGGCGGTGATCCTGGTCGGCGGTCTGGCCGTGATGCTCGTCGCGAACGCCGCGCTGCTGCGGCTCGGCCTGGCCCCGCTGGACCGGCTCACGAAGCTGATGACCACCGTGGACCTGCTGCGCCCCGGCCAGCGCCTGCCCGCTTCCGGGGGCGGCGGGGTCGCCGAGCTGATCCGTACGTTCAACGCCATGCTGGAGCGGCTGGAACAGGAGCGGGCCGCCAGCAGCGCCCGGGCCCTGCTGGCCCAGGAGGCGGAACGCCGGCGCATCGCCCAGGAACTGCACGACGAGGTCGGCCAGAGCATGACCGCGATCCTGCTGGGGCTCAAGCGCTCCGCGGACGACGTACCGGAGCCGCAGCGCAGGGAGTTGCAGGAACTGCAGGAGATCACCCGGGAGAGCCTGGACGAGGTACGCCGCCTGGTGCGCCGGCTGCGGCCCGGTGTGCTGGACGATCTGGGCCTGGTCAGCGCGCTGACCTCGCTCAGCGAGGACTTCGCCACCCATACCGGGCTGCTGGTCTCGCGCCGCTTCGACACCGACCTGCCCCCGCTGGCCCCGGAGACGGAGCTGGTCCTCTACCGCGTCGCGCAGGAGTCACTGACCAACGTCGCCCGCCACGCGGACGCCGGGCGGGTCACCGTCGCGCTGCGCCGCGCCGCCGACGGCGTGGTGCTGACGGTGACCGACGACGGCAGCGGCATCGAGGCACTCCGCGAGGGCGCCGGCATCCGCGGAATGCGCGAGCGGGCCCTGCTCGTCGGGGGGAGCCTCGACATCACCCCGGCACCCCGGGCCGGCACCCGGGTCCAGCTCACCGCGCCGCTCGCAAGGAAGCAGCTCTGA
- a CDS encoding response regulator, which yields MPDTAMPAPTDSGPIRILLADDHALVRRGVRLILDQQPDLEVVAEAGDGAEAIELARTRDVDLAVLDIAMPRLTGLQAARELAAVRPDLRILMLTMHDNEQYFFQALKAGASGYVLKSVADRDLVAACRAAMRDEPFLYPGAVTALIRNYLDRARRGQEDPDHILTPREEEVLKLVAEGHSSKEIADLLFISIKTVQRHRANLLQKLGLRDRLDLTRYAIRAGLIEP from the coding sequence ATGCCCGACACGGCCATGCCCGCTCCGACGGATTCCGGCCCGATCCGCATCCTGCTCGCCGACGACCACGCGCTGGTCCGCCGCGGTGTGCGGCTCATCCTCGACCAGCAACCGGACCTCGAAGTGGTCGCCGAGGCCGGTGACGGGGCCGAGGCCATCGAACTGGCCCGCACCCGCGATGTCGACCTGGCCGTGCTCGACATCGCCATGCCGCGCCTGACCGGTCTGCAGGCCGCTCGTGAACTGGCCGCTGTGAGGCCGGACTTGCGGATCCTGATGCTCACCATGCACGACAACGAGCAGTACTTCTTCCAGGCTTTGAAGGCCGGCGCGAGCGGGTATGTGCTGAAGTCGGTGGCCGACCGCGACCTGGTCGCCGCCTGCCGGGCCGCCATGCGGGACGAGCCCTTCCTGTATCCCGGCGCGGTCACCGCCCTGATCCGCAACTACCTGGACCGGGCCCGCCGCGGCCAGGAAGACCCGGACCACATCCTCACGCCCCGCGAGGAGGAGGTCCTCAAGCTGGTCGCCGAGGGCCACTCGTCCAAGGAGATCGCCGACCTGCTGTTCATCAGCATCAAGACCGTCCAGCGCCACCGCGCCAACCTGCTGCAGAAACTCGGCCTGCGCGACCGTCTCGACCTCACCCGCTACGCGATCCGCGCCGGACTGATCGAGCCCTGA
- the secD gene encoding protein translocase subunit SecD: MNRSLRVRALLALAVLALSLYVAATVPLRLGLDLRGGTQIVLETRSTPAADADSAATDRTLEVLRGRIDALGVAEPTLVRSGDHRIIVELPGVQDPKKASDVLGRTAQLTFHPVLGVTHDGDDTSRPLPKRPGQRVLPDESGTPLRLGPASLTGEDVKEAAARFDQQGGAGWHVTVGFEGAGRAGWARLTGEAACQAPGDAARRVAIVLDDKVISSPQVDPSIACGTGIRDGATQITGSFGPEEARELCLLINGGALPVPVETVEQRTVGPTLGAQAITASAWAAVIGTALTSLFIIVVYRLLGALAVLALACYGLVSYAALAALGATLTLPGLAGFVLAIGMAVDANVLVFERAREEYAARRRPSIRSALTAGFRNAFSAIADSNITTLIAAALLFFLASGPVRGFGVTLGIGVLASMFSALVISRVLAEFAASRPGVRRRPRLTGIATTGAVRGRLTRRNLLLMRRPRRWLATSAAVLVLAGSGLAVRGVDLGVEFTGGRLIEYSTSSPVDPGRVRTALADAGFPRAVVQSSGDTGLTVRTDPLTAAEEGEVTSTLREVAGPADKVRDELIGPSLGKELRRGALIALAVALGAQFVYLAARFRWVLGSAAVVALVHDVVLLLGVFAWLGKPVDGVFLAALLTVIGYSVNDSVVLFDRVRELDGRGPGSPFSGVVNQAILQTLPRTVNTGMGAAFMLTALAVLGGSSLTDFALALLIGLAVGTYSSVFTAAPVAIGLHARSRREKPAPEGAAVTT; the protein is encoded by the coding sequence TTGAACCGTTCCCTGCGCGTGAGGGCGCTGCTCGCCCTCGCCGTGCTCGCCCTTTCCCTGTACGTCGCCGCCACCGTTCCCCTCCGCCTCGGACTTGACCTGCGCGGCGGGACACAGATCGTGCTGGAGACCCGCTCCACCCCGGCAGCCGACGCCGACAGCGCGGCCACCGACCGCACCCTGGAGGTGCTGCGCGGCCGCATCGACGCGCTCGGCGTCGCCGAACCCACCCTGGTGCGCTCCGGCGATCACCGGATCATCGTCGAACTGCCCGGTGTGCAGGACCCGAAGAAGGCCTCCGACGTCTTGGGCCGAACCGCGCAGCTCACCTTCCACCCCGTGCTCGGCGTCACCCATGACGGCGACGACACGTCCCGGCCGCTGCCGAAGCGGCCCGGGCAGCGCGTCCTGCCCGACGAGTCCGGAACTCCGCTGCGCCTCGGCCCCGCGTCCCTGACCGGCGAGGACGTCAAGGAGGCCGCCGCCCGGTTCGACCAGCAGGGCGGCGCCGGATGGCACGTCACCGTCGGCTTCGAGGGCGCCGGCCGGGCCGGCTGGGCCCGCCTGACCGGCGAGGCCGCCTGCCAGGCGCCGGGCGATGCGGCGCGGCGGGTCGCCATCGTCCTCGACGACAAGGTCATCTCCTCCCCTCAGGTCGATCCGTCCATCGCCTGCGGGACCGGCATCCGCGACGGCGCGACGCAGATCACGGGATCGTTCGGCCCCGAGGAGGCCCGCGAACTCTGCCTGCTCATCAACGGCGGGGCGCTGCCCGTGCCCGTCGAGACCGTCGAGCAGCGCACCGTCGGCCCCACCCTCGGCGCGCAGGCCATCACGGCCAGCGCCTGGGCGGCGGTCATCGGTACCGCTCTGACCTCGCTGTTCATCATCGTCGTCTACCGGCTGCTGGGCGCCCTGGCCGTTCTCGCGCTGGCCTGCTACGGCCTGGTCTCCTACGCCGCCCTGGCCGCCCTCGGGGCCACCCTGACCCTGCCGGGCCTGGCCGGTTTCGTCCTGGCCATCGGCATGGCCGTGGACGCCAACGTGCTGGTCTTCGAGCGGGCGCGCGAGGAGTACGCGGCACGCCGCCGGCCCAGCATCCGCTCGGCGCTCACGGCCGGTTTCCGCAACGCCTTCAGCGCGATCGCCGACTCCAACATCACCACGCTGATCGCGGCCGCTCTGCTGTTCTTCCTGGCCTCCGGGCCCGTGCGCGGCTTCGGCGTCACCCTCGGCATCGGTGTGCTCGCCTCCATGTTCAGCGCCCTGGTCATCAGCCGGGTGCTCGCCGAGTTCGCCGCGAGCCGGCCGGGCGTACGCCGCCGCCCCCGTCTGACCGGCATCGCCACCACCGGCGCGGTCCGTGGCCGCCTCACCCGCCGCAACCTGCTGCTGATGCGCCGGCCGCGCCGCTGGCTGGCTACCTCGGCGGCCGTGCTGGTGCTGGCCGGCTCGGGTCTGGCGGTGCGCGGCGTCGACCTCGGCGTGGAGTTCACCGGAGGCCGCCTCATCGAGTACTCCACCAGCAGCCCGGTCGATCCCGGCCGGGTCCGGACCGCTCTCGCCGACGCCGGGTTCCCCCGCGCGGTGGTGCAGTCGTCCGGCGACACGGGCCTGACGGTGCGTACCGATCCCCTGACCGCAGCCGAAGAGGGGGAGGTCACGAGCACCCTGCGCGAGGTCGCCGGCCCGGCGGACAAGGTCCGCGACGAACTGATCGGCCCCAGCCTCGGCAAGGAGCTTCGCCGAGGCGCGCTGATCGCGCTCGCCGTCGCCCTAGGGGCGCAGTTCGTCTACCTCGCGGCGCGCTTCCGCTGGGTGCTGGGCTCCGCCGCGGTCGTCGCACTCGTCCACGACGTGGTCCTGCTGCTCGGGGTCTTCGCCTGGCTGGGCAAGCCCGTCGACGGGGTGTTCCTGGCGGCCCTGCTCACCGTCATCGGCTACTCCGTCAACGACTCCGTCGTCCTCTTCGACCGCGTCAGGGAACTGGACGGGCGCGGCCCCGGGTCGCCGTTCTCCGGCGTCGTGAACCAGGCGATCCTGCAGACCCTGCCCCGCACGGTGAACACCGGCATGGGCGCGGCGTTCATGCTCACCGCGCTCGCCGTGCTGGGCGGCTCCTCGCTCACGGACTTCGCGCTGGCGCTGCTCATCGGTCTCGCCGTCGGGACGTACTCCTCGGTGTTCACCGCGGCTCCCGTGGCGATCGGGCTGCACGCCCGCTCGCGCCGCGAGAAGCCGGCCCCGGAGGGCGCTGCGGTCACGACGTGA